A section of the Hevea brasiliensis isolate MT/VB/25A 57/8 chromosome 17, ASM3005281v1, whole genome shotgun sequence genome encodes:
- the LOC110670164 gene encoding cleavage and polyadenylation specificity factor subunit 1 isoform X1, whose protein sequence is MSFAAYKMMHLPTGIENCASGFITHCRADLAPQIPSMQSDDIESEWPAKRGIGSVPNLIVTAGNVLEVYVVRVEEEGTRESRNSREPKRGGVMDGVSGASLELVCHYRLHGNVESMAVLPIESGDGSRRRDSIILAFKDAKISVLEFDDSIHGLRTSSMHCFEGPDWLHLKRGRESFARGPSVKVDPQGRCGGVLVYDLQMIILKAAQAVSGLVGDDDALGSGGAISARIQSSYIINLRDLDMKHVKDFIFVHDYIEPVVVILHERELTWAGRVSWKHHTCMIAALSISTTLKQPTLIWSVVNLPHDAYKLLAVPSPIGGVLVICANTIHYHSESATCALALNNYAVSVDSSQELPRASFSVELDAAKAAWLLNDVALLSTKNGELLLLTLVYDGRVVQRLDLSKSKASVLTSDITTIGSSLFFLASRLGDSLLVQFTYGLGSSLVSSGLKEEVGDIEGDVPTTKRLKRSPSDGLQDMVSGEELSLYGSTANNTESTQKNFSFSVRDSLINVGPLKDFSYGLRINADANATGMAKQSNYELVCCSGHGKNGALCVLRQSIRPEMITEVDLPGCRGIWTVYHKNARGHNVDTSRMAAVDDEYHAYLIISMEARTMVLETADHLTEVTESVDYFVQGRTIAAGNLFGRRRVVQVFERGARILDGSFMTQNLSFGSSNSESGSGSESSTVLSVSIADPYVLIRMTDGSIRLLIGDPSTCMVSTNTPSAFENSRKSVSACTLYHDKGPEPWLRKASTDAWLSTGISEAIDGADGGPHDQGDIYCIVCYETGALEIFDVPNFNSVFSVDKFVSGKTHLVDTYVREPATDSLGMFNKTSEEVAGLGKKESTHNMKVVELAMQMWSGHHSCPFLVGILTDGTILCYHAYLFEVPDGTSKIEDSVSAQNSVGPGIVSSSRLRNLRFVRVPLDSYTREETSSETSCQRITIFKNISGYQGFFLSGSRPAWFMVFRERMRVHPQLCDGSIVAFTVLHNVNCNHGLIYVTSQGNLKICQLPSVTSYDNYWPVQKVPLKGTPHQVTYFAEKNLYPLIVSVPVQKPVNQVLSSLVDQEVGHQIENHNLSPDELHQTYNVEEFEVRILEPERPGGPWQTKATIPMQSSENALTVRVVTLFNTTTKENETLLAIGTAYLQGEDVAARGRVLLFSVVKNPDNSQVLVSEVYSKELKGAISALASLQGHLLIASGPKIILHKWTGTELNGVAFYDAPPLYVVSLNIVKNFILLGDIHKSIYFLSWKEQGAQLSLLAKDFGSLDCFATEFLIDGSTLSLVVSDEQKNIQIFYYAPKMSESWKGQKLLSRAEFHVGAHVTKFIRLQMLSTSDRSGTAPGSDKTNRFALLFITLDGSIGCLAPLDELTFRRLQSLQKKLIDAVPHVAGLNPRSFRQFQADGRVHRPGPESIVDCELLSHYEMLPLEEQLEIAQQVGTTRAQILSNLNDLSLGTSFL, encoded by the exons ATGAGCTTCGCTGCCTACAAGATGATGCACTTGCCCACCGGCATCGAGAACTGCGCCTCCGGCTTCATCACGCATTGCCGCGCAGACCTTGCCCCTCAAATTCCTTCGATGCAGTCCGACGATATTGAGTCCGAATGGCCTGCGAAGCGTGGAATTGGTTCCGTTCCCAACCTCATTGTGACCGCCGGTAATGTTCTCGAAGTGTATGTGGTTAGAGTTGAAGAAGAAGGCACCAGAGAGTCTCGAAATTCCCGTGAACCGAAGCGGGGTGGGGTCATGGATGGGGTCTCCGGGGCTTCGCTCGAGCTTGTTTGCCACTACAG GTTGCATGGTAACGTGGAGTCAATGGCAGTGCTGCCTATAGAAAGTGGTGATGGTTCTAGAAGAAGAGATTCTATTATTCTGGCATTTAAAGATGCAaagatttcagttttggagtttgATGATTCAATACATGGACTCCGCACAAG CTCTATGCACTGTTTTGAAGGTCCAGATTGGCTTCATTTGAAAAGAGGTAGAGAATCTTTTGCAAGAGGCCCGTCAGTAAAGGTTGATCCTCAAGGCAGATGTGGTGGTGTTCTTGTTTATGATTTGCAGATGATAATACTTAAGGCTGCTCAG GCTGTCTCTGGTTTGGTTGGAGATGATGATGCTCTTGGTTCAGGAGGTGCTATCTCTGCTCGAATCCAATCATCCTACATTATCAATCTACGAGACTTGGACATGAAGCATGTAAAAGATTTTATATTTGTACATG ATTACATTGAGCCTGTGGTGGTTATCCTTCATGAGCGGGAGCTTACTTGGGCTGGGCGTGTCTCATGGAAGCATCATACTTGCATGATTGCTGCTCTTAGTATCAGCACAACTTTGAAGCAGCCTACTCTCATATGGTCAGTTGTG AATCTTCCGCATGATGCTTACAAGTTGCTTGCAGTGCCATCACCAATTGGTGGCGTTCTTGTTATTTGTGCAAACACCATCCACTATCACAGTGAG TCAGCCACTTGTGCATTAGCCCTGAACAACTATGCTGTTTCTGTTGATAGCAG TCAAGAGCTTCCAAGAGCAAGTTTCAGCGTGGAACTTGATGCCGCCAAGGCAGCTTGGTTATTAAATGATGTTGCCTTGCTGTCAACCAAAAATGGGGAACTTTTGTTATTGACCCTTGTTTATGATGGAAG GGTTGTGCAGAGGCTTGATCTTTCCAAGTCTAAAGCTTCAGTACTTACTTCG GACATCACAACAATTGGGAGTTCATTATTTTTTCTGGCCAGTCGTTTGGGGGACAGTTTGCTCGTTCAATTTACTTATGGATTGGGATCTTCATTGGTGTCATCTGGTTTAAAAGAAGAG GTTGGAGATATTGAAGGTGATGTTCCTACAACAAAGCGATTGAAGAGGTCCCCTTCTGACGGTTTGCAAGACATGGTTAGTGGGGAGGAGCTTTCTTTGTATGGTTCGACTGCCAACAATACAGAATCCACACAG AAAAATTTCTCATTTTCCGTGAGGGATTCATTGATCAATGTTGGTCCTTTGAAAGACTTCTCATATGGTCTAAGGATTAATGCTGATGCAAATGCAACTGGAATGGCCAAACAAAGCAACTATGAGCTG GTATGCTGCTCTGGTCATGGGAAAAATGGTGCTCTTTGTGTTCTTCGGCAGTCAATTCGCCCAGAAATGATTACAGAG GTTGACCTTCCTGGTTGTAGAGGAATTTGGACTGTTTACCATAAAAATGCACGTGGCCATAATGTTGATACATCTAGAATGGCTGCAGTTGACGATGAGTATCATGCATATTTGATCATAAGTATGGAGGCTCGCACAATG GTACTTGAAACTGCTGATCATTTGACAGAAGTCACTGAAAGTGTGGACTATTTCGTACAAGGAAGGACAATTGCTGCAGGCAATCTGTTTGGAAG GCGTAGAGTTGTTCAGGTCTTTGAACGTGGTGCTCGAATTCTAGATGGTTCTTTTATGACTCAAAATTTAAGCTTTGGGTCTTCAAACTCTGAATCTGGTTCTGGTTCTGAGAGTTCCACAGTTTTGTCTGTTTCTATTGCTGATCCATATGTGTTAATAAGAATGACTGATGGAAGTATTCGGCTTCTCATTGGAG ATCCTTCTACTTGCATGGTTTCCACAAATACTCCATCTGCCTTTGAAAACTCCAGGAAATCAGTATCTGCCTGCACTCTGTATCATGATAAAGGACCAGAGCCTTGGCTGCGGAAGGCAAGTACTGATGCATGGCTTTCTACTGGTATTAGTGAGGCCATAGACGGTGCTGATGGTGGCCCACACGATCAGGGAGACATATATTGTATTGTTTGTTATGAAACTGGTGCACTCGAAATATTTGATGTGCCAAATTTCAATTCTGTGTTCTCTGTTGATAAATTTGTGTCTGGAAAAACCCATCTTGTTGATACCTATGTGCGGGAACCAGCCACAGATTCACTGGGTATGTTTAACAAAACTTCTGAAGAAGTGGCTGGCCTAGGCAAGAAAGAAAGTACTCACAACATGAAGGTTGTGGAGTTAGCTATGCAGATGTGGTCTGGACATCATAGTTGCCCTTTCCTTGTTGGAATATTGACTGATGGGACGATACTCTGTTACCATGCCTACCTTTTTGAagttccagatgggacttctaaaATAGAGGATTCTGTTTCTGCACAAAATTCTGTTGGCCCAGGCATTGTTAGTTCTTCAAGGCTTAGAAATTTACGATTTGTTCGTGTACCGTTGGATAGTTACACAAGGGAGGAAACATCAAGTGAGACCTCATGCCAAAGGATTACCATCTTCAAGAATATCAGTGGTTATCAAGGGTTTTTCCTTTCTGGATCAAGACCAGCTTGGTTTATGGTGTTTAGAGAGCGAATGCGAGTTCATCCACAG TTATGTGATGGTTCAATTGTTGCCTTCACTGTTCTTCACAATGTGAACTGCAATCACGGACTCATTTATGTTACTTCCCAG GGTAATTTGAAGATTTGTCAATTGCCATCCGTAACAAGTTATGACAATTATTGGCCAGTTCAAAAG GTACCACTGAAGGGAACTCCACATCAAGTGACCTATTTTGCAGAGAAGAACTTATACCCGCTTATAGTTTCTGTTCCT GTTCAGAAGCCGGTGAATCAAGTTCTTTCGTCACTGGTTGATCAAGAAGTTGGCCACCAGATTGAGAATCATAATTTAAGTCCTGATGAACTGCATCAAACTTATAATGTAGAAGAATTTGAGGTTCGGATCTTGGAACCAGAGAGACCTGGTGGCCCTTGGCAAACTAAGGCTACAATTCCAATGCAAAGTTCTGAAAATGCACTTACTGTTCGAGTGGTTACACTTTTT AATACAACTACAAAAGAGAATGAAACACTTTTAGCCATTGGGACCGCTTATCTGCAAGGGGAGGATGTTGCAGCAAGAGGGCGTGTGCTTCTGTTTTCTGTGGTGAAAAATCCAGATAATTCTCAAGTTTTG GTTTCAGAAGTCTATTCTAAAGAATTGAAAGGTGCTATATCTGCTTTGGCCTCGCTACAAGGTCATCTGTTGATAGCTTCTGGTCCTAAAATTATTTTACACAAGTGGACTGGTACAGAGTTGAATGGTGTTGCTTTTTATGATGCTCCACCATTATATGTTGTAAGCTTAAATATC GTCAAGAATTTTATCCTATTGGGTGATATTCACAAAAGCATATACTTTCTTAGTTGGAAGGAGCAGGGGGCTCAACTTAGCTTATTGGCAAAGGATTTTGGTTCACTTGATTGTTTTGCAACAGAGTTTTTGATTGATGGAAGTACACTTAGCCTTGTGGTTTCAGATGAACAAAAGAACATTCAG ATATTCTATTATGCACCAAAAATGTCCGAGAGCTGGAAAGGACAGAAACTGCTTTCAAGGGCTGAATTTCATGTTGGTGCCCATGTGACTAAGTTCATACGGTTGCAAATGCTTTCTACATCTGATCGAAGTGGAACTGCTCCTGGCTCTGATAAGACCAATCGCTTTGCTTTATTGTTTATTACTCTCGATGGCAGCATTGGTTGTTTGGCCCCTCTTGACGAGCTCACATTTCGTAGGTTGCAGTCACTACAGAAAAAACTGATCGATGCTGTTCCCCATGTTGCTGGCTTAAATCCAAGATCATTCCGCCAGTTTCAGGCAGATGGAAGGGTTCACCGACCTGGCCCTGAAAGCATAGTAGATTGTGAGCTGCTTTCTCA TTATGAGATGCTTCCATTGGAGGAACAACTTGAGATTGCTCAGCAGGTCGGAACAACCCGTGCACAAATTTTATCGAATTTGAATGATCTTTCTTTGGGGACAAGTTTTTTGTGA
- the LOC110670164 gene encoding cleavage and polyadenylation specificity factor subunit 1 isoform X2, protein MVLEEEILLFWHLKMQRFQFWSLMIQYMDSAQGPDWLHLKRGRESFARGPSVKVDPQGRCGGVLVYDLQMIILKAAQAVSGLVGDDDALGSGGAISARIQSSYIINLRDLDMKHVKDFIFVHDYIEPVVVILHERELTWAGRVSWKHHTCMIAALSISTTLKQPTLIWSVVNLPHDAYKLLAVPSPIGGVLVICANTIHYHSESATCALALNNYAVSVDSSQELPRASFSVELDAAKAAWLLNDVALLSTKNGELLLLTLVYDGRVVQRLDLSKSKASVLTSDITTIGSSLFFLASRLGDSLLVQFTYGLGSSLVSSGLKEEVGDIEGDVPTTKRLKRSPSDGLQDMVSGEELSLYGSTANNTESTQKNFSFSVRDSLINVGPLKDFSYGLRINADANATGMAKQSNYELVCCSGHGKNGALCVLRQSIRPEMITEVDLPGCRGIWTVYHKNARGHNVDTSRMAAVDDEYHAYLIISMEARTMVLETADHLTEVTESVDYFVQGRTIAAGNLFGRRRVVQVFERGARILDGSFMTQNLSFGSSNSESGSGSESSTVLSVSIADPYVLIRMTDGSIRLLIGDPSTCMVSTNTPSAFENSRKSVSACTLYHDKGPEPWLRKASTDAWLSTGISEAIDGADGGPHDQGDIYCIVCYETGALEIFDVPNFNSVFSVDKFVSGKTHLVDTYVREPATDSLGMFNKTSEEVAGLGKKESTHNMKVVELAMQMWSGHHSCPFLVGILTDGTILCYHAYLFEVPDGTSKIEDSVSAQNSVGPGIVSSSRLRNLRFVRVPLDSYTREETSSETSCQRITIFKNISGYQGFFLSGSRPAWFMVFRERMRVHPQLCDGSIVAFTVLHNVNCNHGLIYVTSQGNLKICQLPSVTSYDNYWPVQKVPLKGTPHQVTYFAEKNLYPLIVSVPVQKPVNQVLSSLVDQEVGHQIENHNLSPDELHQTYNVEEFEVRILEPERPGGPWQTKATIPMQSSENALTVRVVTLFNTTTKENETLLAIGTAYLQGEDVAARGRVLLFSVVKNPDNSQVLVSEVYSKELKGAISALASLQGHLLIASGPKIILHKWTGTELNGVAFYDAPPLYVVSLNIVKNFILLGDIHKSIYFLSWKEQGAQLSLLAKDFGSLDCFATEFLIDGSTLSLVVSDEQKNIQIFYYAPKMSESWKGQKLLSRAEFHVGAHVTKFIRLQMLSTSDRSGTAPGSDKTNRFALLFITLDGSIGCLAPLDELTFRRLQSLQKKLIDAVPHVAGLNPRSFRQFQADGRVHRPGPESIVDCELLSHYEMLPLEEQLEIAQQVGTTRAQILSNLNDLSLGTSFL, encoded by the exons ATGGTTCTAGAAGAAGAGATTCTATTATTCTGGCATTTAAAGATGCAaagatttcagttttggagtttgATGATTCAATACATGGACTCCGCACAAG GTCCAGATTGGCTTCATTTGAAAAGAGGTAGAGAATCTTTTGCAAGAGGCCCGTCAGTAAAGGTTGATCCTCAAGGCAGATGTGGTGGTGTTCTTGTTTATGATTTGCAGATGATAATACTTAAGGCTGCTCAG GCTGTCTCTGGTTTGGTTGGAGATGATGATGCTCTTGGTTCAGGAGGTGCTATCTCTGCTCGAATCCAATCATCCTACATTATCAATCTACGAGACTTGGACATGAAGCATGTAAAAGATTTTATATTTGTACATG ATTACATTGAGCCTGTGGTGGTTATCCTTCATGAGCGGGAGCTTACTTGGGCTGGGCGTGTCTCATGGAAGCATCATACTTGCATGATTGCTGCTCTTAGTATCAGCACAACTTTGAAGCAGCCTACTCTCATATGGTCAGTTGTG AATCTTCCGCATGATGCTTACAAGTTGCTTGCAGTGCCATCACCAATTGGTGGCGTTCTTGTTATTTGTGCAAACACCATCCACTATCACAGTGAG TCAGCCACTTGTGCATTAGCCCTGAACAACTATGCTGTTTCTGTTGATAGCAG TCAAGAGCTTCCAAGAGCAAGTTTCAGCGTGGAACTTGATGCCGCCAAGGCAGCTTGGTTATTAAATGATGTTGCCTTGCTGTCAACCAAAAATGGGGAACTTTTGTTATTGACCCTTGTTTATGATGGAAG GGTTGTGCAGAGGCTTGATCTTTCCAAGTCTAAAGCTTCAGTACTTACTTCG GACATCACAACAATTGGGAGTTCATTATTTTTTCTGGCCAGTCGTTTGGGGGACAGTTTGCTCGTTCAATTTACTTATGGATTGGGATCTTCATTGGTGTCATCTGGTTTAAAAGAAGAG GTTGGAGATATTGAAGGTGATGTTCCTACAACAAAGCGATTGAAGAGGTCCCCTTCTGACGGTTTGCAAGACATGGTTAGTGGGGAGGAGCTTTCTTTGTATGGTTCGACTGCCAACAATACAGAATCCACACAG AAAAATTTCTCATTTTCCGTGAGGGATTCATTGATCAATGTTGGTCCTTTGAAAGACTTCTCATATGGTCTAAGGATTAATGCTGATGCAAATGCAACTGGAATGGCCAAACAAAGCAACTATGAGCTG GTATGCTGCTCTGGTCATGGGAAAAATGGTGCTCTTTGTGTTCTTCGGCAGTCAATTCGCCCAGAAATGATTACAGAG GTTGACCTTCCTGGTTGTAGAGGAATTTGGACTGTTTACCATAAAAATGCACGTGGCCATAATGTTGATACATCTAGAATGGCTGCAGTTGACGATGAGTATCATGCATATTTGATCATAAGTATGGAGGCTCGCACAATG GTACTTGAAACTGCTGATCATTTGACAGAAGTCACTGAAAGTGTGGACTATTTCGTACAAGGAAGGACAATTGCTGCAGGCAATCTGTTTGGAAG GCGTAGAGTTGTTCAGGTCTTTGAACGTGGTGCTCGAATTCTAGATGGTTCTTTTATGACTCAAAATTTAAGCTTTGGGTCTTCAAACTCTGAATCTGGTTCTGGTTCTGAGAGTTCCACAGTTTTGTCTGTTTCTATTGCTGATCCATATGTGTTAATAAGAATGACTGATGGAAGTATTCGGCTTCTCATTGGAG ATCCTTCTACTTGCATGGTTTCCACAAATACTCCATCTGCCTTTGAAAACTCCAGGAAATCAGTATCTGCCTGCACTCTGTATCATGATAAAGGACCAGAGCCTTGGCTGCGGAAGGCAAGTACTGATGCATGGCTTTCTACTGGTATTAGTGAGGCCATAGACGGTGCTGATGGTGGCCCACACGATCAGGGAGACATATATTGTATTGTTTGTTATGAAACTGGTGCACTCGAAATATTTGATGTGCCAAATTTCAATTCTGTGTTCTCTGTTGATAAATTTGTGTCTGGAAAAACCCATCTTGTTGATACCTATGTGCGGGAACCAGCCACAGATTCACTGGGTATGTTTAACAAAACTTCTGAAGAAGTGGCTGGCCTAGGCAAGAAAGAAAGTACTCACAACATGAAGGTTGTGGAGTTAGCTATGCAGATGTGGTCTGGACATCATAGTTGCCCTTTCCTTGTTGGAATATTGACTGATGGGACGATACTCTGTTACCATGCCTACCTTTTTGAagttccagatgggacttctaaaATAGAGGATTCTGTTTCTGCACAAAATTCTGTTGGCCCAGGCATTGTTAGTTCTTCAAGGCTTAGAAATTTACGATTTGTTCGTGTACCGTTGGATAGTTACACAAGGGAGGAAACATCAAGTGAGACCTCATGCCAAAGGATTACCATCTTCAAGAATATCAGTGGTTATCAAGGGTTTTTCCTTTCTGGATCAAGACCAGCTTGGTTTATGGTGTTTAGAGAGCGAATGCGAGTTCATCCACAG TTATGTGATGGTTCAATTGTTGCCTTCACTGTTCTTCACAATGTGAACTGCAATCACGGACTCATTTATGTTACTTCCCAG GGTAATTTGAAGATTTGTCAATTGCCATCCGTAACAAGTTATGACAATTATTGGCCAGTTCAAAAG GTACCACTGAAGGGAACTCCACATCAAGTGACCTATTTTGCAGAGAAGAACTTATACCCGCTTATAGTTTCTGTTCCT GTTCAGAAGCCGGTGAATCAAGTTCTTTCGTCACTGGTTGATCAAGAAGTTGGCCACCAGATTGAGAATCATAATTTAAGTCCTGATGAACTGCATCAAACTTATAATGTAGAAGAATTTGAGGTTCGGATCTTGGAACCAGAGAGACCTGGTGGCCCTTGGCAAACTAAGGCTACAATTCCAATGCAAAGTTCTGAAAATGCACTTACTGTTCGAGTGGTTACACTTTTT AATACAACTACAAAAGAGAATGAAACACTTTTAGCCATTGGGACCGCTTATCTGCAAGGGGAGGATGTTGCAGCAAGAGGGCGTGTGCTTCTGTTTTCTGTGGTGAAAAATCCAGATAATTCTCAAGTTTTG GTTTCAGAAGTCTATTCTAAAGAATTGAAAGGTGCTATATCTGCTTTGGCCTCGCTACAAGGTCATCTGTTGATAGCTTCTGGTCCTAAAATTATTTTACACAAGTGGACTGGTACAGAGTTGAATGGTGTTGCTTTTTATGATGCTCCACCATTATATGTTGTAAGCTTAAATATC GTCAAGAATTTTATCCTATTGGGTGATATTCACAAAAGCATATACTTTCTTAGTTGGAAGGAGCAGGGGGCTCAACTTAGCTTATTGGCAAAGGATTTTGGTTCACTTGATTGTTTTGCAACAGAGTTTTTGATTGATGGAAGTACACTTAGCCTTGTGGTTTCAGATGAACAAAAGAACATTCAG ATATTCTATTATGCACCAAAAATGTCCGAGAGCTGGAAAGGACAGAAACTGCTTTCAAGGGCTGAATTTCATGTTGGTGCCCATGTGACTAAGTTCATACGGTTGCAAATGCTTTCTACATCTGATCGAAGTGGAACTGCTCCTGGCTCTGATAAGACCAATCGCTTTGCTTTATTGTTTATTACTCTCGATGGCAGCATTGGTTGTTTGGCCCCTCTTGACGAGCTCACATTTCGTAGGTTGCAGTCACTACAGAAAAAACTGATCGATGCTGTTCCCCATGTTGCTGGCTTAAATCCAAGATCATTCCGCCAGTTTCAGGCAGATGGAAGGGTTCACCGACCTGGCCCTGAAAGCATAGTAGATTGTGAGCTGCTTTCTCA TTATGAGATGCTTCCATTGGAGGAACAACTTGAGATTGCTCAGCAGGTCGGAACAACCCGTGCACAAATTTTATCGAATTTGAATGATCTTTCTTTGGGGACAAGTTTTTTGTGA